The following are encoded in a window of Sutcliffiella horikoshii genomic DNA:
- a CDS encoding ABC transporter ATP-binding protein, with the protein MNEKIVIEKLSKSYGEKCIISNMSLTIEQGEIISVVGPSGSGKSTLLKCLAGLEPVSAGSIKVGEKDITSMQANQRPIVMMFQQPLLFPHMTVLENVMIGLSFKRKGTKAEQKEQAANFLMKVGLEGYGKNYPYELSGGQQQRVALARALITNPQLMLLDEPFSSIDNEKRDELRLWVKNLLKEEGIASLFITHDIEEAMLMGDRVVIFAEQIVQQVGKPLDVYEEPATPFVAKFYSDGLLIGTDSFVHSKKLTVVIEQSEECYQSYAGKVVQKKVKHGSLFYDIQIEALHQKLTLPSVENLDLSQHVWVTVKKEQDVVHLKNSV; encoded by the coding sequence TGCATCATTAGTAATATGAGTTTGACGATTGAGCAAGGAGAAATCATCAGTGTTGTCGGTCCTTCAGGAAGTGGCAAATCGACTTTGTTGAAGTGCCTTGCAGGACTTGAACCCGTTTCAGCAGGAAGCATCAAAGTAGGGGAAAAGGATATCACCTCCATGCAGGCCAATCAGCGTCCAATCGTAATGATGTTTCAGCAACCGCTTTTGTTTCCGCATATGACTGTCTTGGAAAATGTCATGATCGGTTTATCTTTTAAAAGAAAAGGGACAAAAGCCGAGCAAAAAGAGCAGGCTGCTAATTTTCTCATGAAAGTTGGACTTGAGGGCTACGGAAAAAATTATCCTTATGAACTTTCCGGCGGTCAGCAACAAAGGGTGGCACTTGCCCGCGCATTGATTACGAATCCGCAACTTATGTTGTTGGATGAGCCATTTAGCAGCATTGATAATGAAAAAAGGGATGAATTGCGCTTGTGGGTGAAAAATTTATTGAAAGAAGAAGGTATTGCCAGCCTTTTTATCACTCATGATATAGAAGAAGCGATGTTGATGGGGGATAGGGTCGTGATATTTGCTGAGCAAATAGTCCAGCAGGTTGGCAAGCCGCTGGACGTGTATGAAGAGCCGGCAACACCATTTGTGGCAAAATTTTATTCTGATGGTCTGTTAATTGGAACGGATTCCTTTGTTCATTCGAAAAAATTAACTGTAGTGATAGAACAGTCAGAGGAATGCTATCAATCCTACGCAGGTAAAGTCGTACAAAAAAAAGTAAAACACGGCAGCCTTTTTTATGATATTCAGATAGAAGCCCTTCATCAAAAGCTTACACTTCCTAGTGTGGAAAATTTAGATCTATCCCAGCACGTTTGGGTAACGGTGAAAAAAGAACAGGATGTAGTGCATCTTAAAAATTCGGTATAA
- a CDS encoding CDP-alcohol phosphatidyltransferase family protein, with amino-acid sequence MLDTHARKYVQPLISNTAEQLLKFGFTPNQVTVISFFIGVSSGVFFYFGLPIIAVLVLWISGFLDAVDGTMARKTKSSPWGTVMDVTFDRLVEISVILGVAFVYPEIQWALLLLSVSIIFSITVFLTVGAVSEKQGMKSFYYQAGLAERTEGFILLTLMMLLPAFVLWTTLIFLAVEVITGLQRFFEAKRILQ; translated from the coding sequence ATGCTTGATACGCATGCCCGAAAATATGTACAACCATTAATATCAAATACGGCGGAGCAATTGTTGAAGTTCGGATTCACACCGAACCAGGTTACTGTCATTTCTTTTTTCATTGGCGTGTCATCCGGCGTTTTTTTCTATTTTGGCCTGCCCATCATAGCAGTATTGGTGCTCTGGATTTCGGGCTTTCTTGATGCGGTCGATGGCACCATGGCCCGCAAAACGAAGTCCTCTCCGTGGGGAACGGTGATGGATGTCACGTTTGATCGACTGGTGGAGATCAGCGTCATCCTCGGCGTGGCATTTGTCTATCCTGAAATACAGTGGGCATTGTTATTGTTGAGCGTTTCTATCATTTTTTCTATCACGGTCTTTTTGACTGTGGGGGCAGTTTCTGAAAAGCAGGGAATGAAGTCCTTTTACTATCAAGCCGGACTTGCAGAAAGAACAGAAGGCTTTATCTTACTCACTCTCATGATGCTCCTGCCTGCATTTGTCCTCTGGACCACCTTGATATTCCTCGCAGTCGAAGTAATAACAGGCCTCCAACGTTTCTTCGAAGCAAAAAGAATACTGCAGTAA
- a CDS encoding lmo0937 family membrane protein gives MLWTIFAVLLILWLLGFSFDIAGNLIHIILVLALIALVFNLFAGRRRP, from the coding sequence ATGTTATGGACAATCTTTGCAGTATTACTTATTCTTTGGTTACTTGGATTCTCTTTTGATATCGCAGGGAACCTAATTCACATTATTCTTGTATTAGCACTAATCGCATTAGTCTTTAACTTATTTGCTGGCCGCAGAAGGCCTTAG
- a CDS encoding lmo0937 family membrane protein produces MLWTIFVVLLVLWLLGFAMEIGGGLIHILLVLAVLAIVFNLFGRRRGVR; encoded by the coding sequence ATGTTATGGACAATCTTTGTAGTACTATTAGTTCTTTGGTTACTTGGTTTCGCAATGGAAATCGGCGGAGGACTTATTCACATTCTTTTAGTTCTTGCAGTGTTAGCTATCGTATTTAACCTATTTGGAAGAAGACGTGGCGTCAGGTAA
- a CDS encoding CsbD family protein — protein sequence MNQTTMKGKWNQMKGDAKKKWGNLTDDDLQQIEGDRDKLVGKIQERHGKSKEEAEREVDGWM from the coding sequence ATGAATCAGACAACCATGAAAGGTAAGTGGAACCAGATGAAAGGTGACGCCAAGAAGAAATGGGGAAATCTCACGGATGATGATCTTCAACAAATTGAGGGAGATCGTGATAAGCTGGTAGGCAAAATTCAGGAACGCCACGGGAAGTCAAAAGAAGAGGCAGAACGTGAAGTAGACGGTTGGATGTAG
- a CDS encoding stress-induced protein, KGG, repeat-containing protein, producing the protein MASNNNNINNSNNNNSNNNNNNSNSNNNSNNSNNSSSNSSTMTYEERGRKGGEKTKQEHGQEHFEEIGQKGGNKTLNEHGKEHFEEIGQKGGGNNSNSN; encoded by the coding sequence ATGGCTAGCAACAATAACAATATTAATAACAGCAACAATAACAATAGTAATAACAACAACAATAACTCTAACAGCAACAATAACTCTAATAACTCTAACAACAGCAGCTCTAATAGCTCCACCATGACGTACGAGGAGCGCGGACGCAAGGGCGGAGAGAAGACAAAGCAGGAGCATGGTCAAGAGCATTTCGAGGAAATCGGCCAAAAGGGCGGTAACAAGACGCTGAACGAGCATGGCAAAGAGCACTTCGAAGAAATCGGACAAAAAGGTGGAGGCAATAACTCCAACTCCAATTAA
- a CDS encoding SDR family oxidoreductase, whose amino-acid sequence MSEERFYSVQTDGQPTQEQGKQPGDENEMIPEPICDNPDYKGSGKLKGKNAIITGGDSGIGRAVAIAYAKEGANVSIVYLDEHEDAKETKQIVEQYGAKCLLYSGDIGQKDFCTDVVKQTAEELGGLHILVNNAAEQHVQEKIEDISEEQLLRTFQTNIFSYFYFIQAAMPYLDKGSSIINTASVVAYKGMPVLMDYSATKGAIVALTRSLSENIVGSGIRVNGVAPGPIWTPLIPASFDGEQVEEFGTNSPMGRPGQPAELAPAYVYLASEDSSYVSGQMIHINGGTVVNG is encoded by the coding sequence ATGAGTGAAGAACGATTTTATTCCGTACAAACAGATGGCCAACCGACACAAGAACAAGGCAAACAACCTGGTGACGAAAATGAAATGATACCAGAACCAATCTGCGATAACCCTGATTATAAGGGAAGCGGCAAACTAAAAGGAAAAAATGCCATCATCACTGGCGGGGACAGCGGGATTGGTCGGGCAGTAGCAATTGCCTATGCAAAAGAAGGAGCAAATGTCAGCATTGTCTACCTTGATGAGCATGAAGATGCAAAAGAAACAAAACAAATAGTGGAACAATACGGCGCAAAATGTCTGTTGTACTCAGGTGACATCGGCCAAAAGGATTTTTGCACAGATGTTGTTAAGCAGACAGCGGAAGAACTGGGAGGGTTACATATTCTCGTAAACAATGCCGCTGAACAGCATGTGCAAGAGAAAATCGAGGACATTTCTGAAGAACAGCTATTACGTACGTTCCAGACTAATATCTTCTCCTACTTTTATTTTATCCAGGCCGCAATGCCATATCTGGATAAAGGAAGTTCCATCATCAACACCGCTTCTGTGGTGGCCTATAAAGGAATGCCTGTATTAATGGACTATTCCGCAACCAAAGGAGCGATTGTAGCGTTGACGCGTTCCTTGTCAGAGAACATTGTGGGCAGTGGAATCAGAGTGAACGGTGTAGCACCTGGACCAATTTGGACGCCGCTTATTCCGGCATCCTTTGATGGAGAACAGGTAGAGGAGTTCGGTACCAATTCTCCAATGGGGCGTCCGGGCCAACCTGCTGAACTAGCTCCGGCCTATGTTTACCTAGCTTCAGAGGATTCCTCCTATGTGTCCGGACAAATGATTCACATTAACGGTGGGACGGTAGTGAACGGTTAA
- a CDS encoding YciI family protein, giving the protein MSLQTYIYLLRLPERLYDPEQWTEEEKTIVSRHFSYLKKNVDNGVVILAGRTEQTDETGFGIVIFLARNETEAERFMNNDPAVSSEIMTAELSPYRLALMNEKFSIGVK; this is encoded by the coding sequence ATGAGCCTGCAAACTTATATCTATTTACTAAGGTTGCCTGAAAGATTATATGATCCTGAGCAGTGGACGGAAGAGGAAAAAACAATAGTATCCCGACATTTCAGCTACTTAAAAAAGAATGTGGACAATGGAGTGGTGATACTTGCGGGAAGAACGGAACAGACGGATGAAACCGGGTTTGGTATCGTCATATTTTTAGCAAGAAATGAAACCGAAGCAGAAAGGTTTATGAACAACGACCCTGCCGTATCAAGCGAAATTATGACAGCAGAATTGTCACCTTACCGCCTTGCGTTAATGAATGAAAAGTTCTCTATAGGTGTTAAATAA
- the bioB gene encoding biotin synthase BioB: MTWKQLAEKVVEGYNITPDEALRILNEDDDNVLELIQSAFHIRKHYYGKKVKLNLIINAKSGLCPEDCGYCSQSMKADTEIDSYPLVSKKIIVDGAKEAKKNKIGTYCIVMSGRKPTNRDVDTVVQAVQDIKKDVDTMKICACLGLVNDAQAKLLKEAGVDRFNHNINTSKGHHSEITTTHDYEDRIRTLETLKSAGISPCSGVICGMGETLEDIVEMAFSLKELDADSIPVNFLHPIEGTKLAGMDDLTPLKCLKILAMFRFVNPTKEIRISGGREYNLRTLQSMGLYMANSIFVGDYLTTSGQASNQDHQMIKDLGFEIEENAFETESQQFAGV; this comes from the coding sequence TTGACTTGGAAACAGCTAGCAGAAAAAGTAGTAGAAGGCTATAACATAACACCGGACGAAGCCTTGCGAATTTTAAACGAAGACGACGACAACGTATTAGAACTCATTCAATCAGCCTTTCATATCCGCAAACACTATTACGGAAAAAAAGTAAAACTGAACCTGATCATCAACGCAAAGAGCGGCTTATGCCCAGAAGATTGCGGCTACTGCTCCCAATCCATGAAAGCCGACACCGAAATTGACAGCTACCCGCTAGTCAGCAAAAAAATCATCGTCGACGGAGCAAAAGAAGCCAAGAAAAATAAAATCGGCACCTACTGCATCGTCATGAGTGGACGTAAGCCGACAAATAGAGACGTGGACACAGTGGTGCAAGCCGTTCAAGATATTAAGAAAGATGTAGATACTATGAAAATCTGCGCCTGTCTGGGGCTGGTAAATGATGCACAAGCAAAACTCTTGAAGGAAGCCGGGGTGGACCGTTTCAACCATAATATCAATACAAGTAAAGGCCATCACAGTGAAATTACCACAACACATGATTATGAGGATCGCATCCGCACACTTGAAACATTAAAAAGTGCAGGGATCTCGCCTTGTTCTGGTGTGATTTGCGGGATGGGTGAAACGCTCGAAGACATAGTAGAAATGGCATTTTCGCTAAAAGAATTAGATGCCGACTCTATCCCAGTCAATTTCCTGCATCCAATAGAGGGGACAAAGCTTGCCGGCATGGATGATCTGACTCCACTAAAATGCTTGAAGATCCTTGCGATGTTCCGCTTTGTGAATCCTACAAAAGAGATTAGGATCTCAGGAGGCCGCGAATACAATCTTCGTACACTTCAAAGTATGGGGCTTTACATGGCGAATTCTATCTTTGTCGGTGACTATTTGACCACTAGCGGCCAAGCATCCAACCAAGATCACCAAATGATCAAAGACCTTGGTTTTGAGATTGAGGAAAATGCATTTGAAACAGAAAGCCAGCAGTTTGCCGGCGTGTAA